GGCGGTTTATGTCTGTGACGGTGGTCATGTCCTCGTATTCTTCGGAACCGGTGGTGCTGATTTTGCTTCTGACAGCAATTCCGGGCATATCATCGGGATCGATATCACCAATGGTGCCGTTACGTCCGGTGGTACCGGTGAATTGTTCAACTATACCCTGGATGTTGGTGAAAAGCTTTATGCCTCTCCGATCGTGACTAAAAACGCTGTCATTTTCGGTACGGCTTTTGGTGACCGGGAGACGACGGACCCAAACTCAGATATTTCGGATAGTCAGTCCGGGAAAATCCACATTGTGAAGCCTGTAAGCGGAGACATCTGTTACGCCAGTGGATGTGGAGGTAACGGTCAATCAGACTATAATGACTCCAGTCATGAGGTTGTTTCCGATGTGAGCGCCAAGGTGACTGGAAGCTATGCGGAAGGAAACCAAGTGATCCTCGGGACTATGGATGGCAAAATCATCCGGTTTGGCAAGGATAAAGAGGATGGGAACAATCTGGCTCCGAGCGAGCGGGTGAATATCGAATTTTGGCGTGATTTCTGATCCATTACGGTCAGATAGTGAAAAGACCGCCGGTTTTCCCGGCGGTCTTTTTGGTTTGCCCGGCATGGCAGGCAAATCCAGTCCCGGTAATCGGAATGTCACCCCAATCAGCAGGAGAATCCGAAGGGTAAAATCGGGATGACCCGTCGGCCTGGTTCGGCGGGGACCGTTACCTGTCACAGCCTGCAAGGAGTGAAGTTCCTTGGCGTGAGCACCCACTCCACCTTCATCCGGATGCAGGCGGGGAAGATCCGGTCTTCCAAGGCCTGAATTCAGCAACTCACCCTTTTTGCTTGACTCAAAATTAATTTAATGATATTTAGATATTCAGATAAGGCTCTACATAATTTGTCAGAGTGAAAATTATAAACAGGATGAAAAAGAGGGAGGTCGATTGTGGGGTCTGATAAAATTATTACATTAAATGATCAGAACTTCGAAAATGAGGTGAAGGAATCCAAAATTCCCATCCTGGTTGACTTCTGGGCGGAATGGTGTGCGCCATGCAGGATGGTTGCTCCCGTTCTGGACGAACTTGCCGAGGAGTTTGACGGCAAGGTCAAGATTGGAAAAGTAAATGTTGACCAAAACCGAACGGTTGCCGCTCAGTATGGGGTGATGTCCATTCCGACGCTGATTCTCTTCAAGAATGGCGAGTTGGTTGAACAGATGGTCGGTGCACAGCCGAAAGAAAACCTTCAGAAAGTCTTGCAATCAGCATTATAGTCCTGTTGAACCCAACCAGGGAAAATTATGGATTTTGAGAATGCGGCTGAACTCTTGAAGATCATGGGGCATCCCACGCGGTTGCGTATCCTGATGTATCTGAAGAGCGAAAATAAATGCGTGAAGAATATCTGGGAGAGTCTTGCTCTCCCGCAGGCAAATGTTTCGCAGCATTTGATCCTGATGAAGAACAAGGGGATTCTTGATTCGGAACGCAAAGGTTCACAGATCTGCTATTTTCTGAACAATGAACATGTTCTAAGCATACTGAATTTTCTTGAAGCCTCAAAGGATGTCGTAAATCCCATTGCCAAGAAGAATGGTCTTCATCGTCTCTGAGCCCGCCTCTTCCTTCCGGAGGTTTTCATTTTACAGCCTCCATTGATTCCATACTTACATCGGTGTTCAATTGTTCGGCTTTGGGAAAAGCCTGTTTTGGGTACATAATCCTGAAAACTGCTTGACAAAATGTGTACCCCCCGATAGATATAATAATGATTCTTTCACGCTTTGCAATATACCTTAAAGTAAGGAGGATGGAATGAAAAAATTCATGACACAACTATTGGGAGGAGTTGCGGCCGTCTTATTTCTGAGTTCTCCGGCTTGGGGGGCGGGGTTCCTGATCTTCGAACAGGGGGCCAAGGCGATGGGCATGGCCGGGGCTTTTACCGCAACGGCCGACGATCCGACGACGGTCTTCAACAACCCGGCAGGGATCACGCAATTAGAAGGAACGCAGATTTCTTTTGGGAACACCTTCATCCGGAACGACCAGAGTTATGATGTGGACAGTGCCCTGATTGTCGGCAAGACTTATCATGAAGAGATGGGCTCCAAGACCTTTTTTCTTCCTCACCTCTATGTCACCCAGAAATACAATGATCGACTGAGTGTCGGATTCGGTGTTTTCTCCCCCTTTGGGATCGGGACCGACTGGGCGGACAACTCCGTGGGAAATTCCGTTGCAAACGAAACGACCATCAAGACCTACAACCTGAACCCCAACGTGGCGTATAAGATCACCCCGAAACTCTCTCTGGCCTTGGGGGTGAACTACATCCGCACCAATATCCAGATTCAGCGGAGGATTGGTGCCGAATCGTTTGTTCCGGGTGTTACACCTGTTATGAGCTATGAAGTCCTTGGCCAAGAACAATTGGGTCGCCTTCAGGTGGACGGTCGCGGTGGCGGCTGGGCCTACAATGTGGGGCTCCTCTACAAGATCAACGAATCCTGGCAGGCGGGCTTCTCCTACCGGAGCGATTACAAGATCGAGATTTCCCGGAGTCAGAGTTCCGTGACCTGGTCTAAAAGTTCCAAGCTCCTTTCCGATCTATCCGTGCTGAATCCCGCACTGGCGGCGGCTCCTTTTAATCCTCTTGTGAACTCTTCTACAGAAGGA
The DNA window shown above is from Deltaproteobacteria bacterium and carries:
- the trxA gene encoding thioredoxin yields the protein MGSDKIITLNDQNFENEVKESKIPILVDFWAEWCAPCRMVAPVLDELAEEFDGKVKIGKVNVDQNRTVAAQYGVMSIPTLILFKNGELVEQMVGAQPKENLQKVLQSAL
- a CDS encoding winged helix-turn-helix transcriptional regulator; its protein translation is MDFENAAELLKIMGHPTRLRILMYLKSENKCVKNIWESLALPQANVSQHLILMKNKGILDSERKGSQICYFLNNEHVLSILNFLEASKDVVNPIAKKNGLHRL
- a CDS encoding transporter, translating into MKKFMTQLLGGVAAVLFLSSPAWGAGFLIFEQGAKAMGMAGAFTATADDPTTVFNNPAGITQLEGTQISFGNTFIRNDQSYDVDSALIVGKTYHEEMGSKTFFLPHLYVTQKYNDRLSVGFGVFSPFGIGTDWADNSVGNSVANETTIKTYNLNPNVAYKITPKLSLALGVNYIRTNIQIQRRIGAESFVPGVTPVMSYEVLGQEQLGRLQVDGRGGGWAYNVGLLYKINESWQAGFSYRSDYKIEISRSQSSVTWSKSSKLLSDLSVLNPALAAAPFNPLVNSSTEGFTRLNLPGIFLAGVSTTMFDQWNIEFDVQYTTWNHFDDIVIEVEPPLNLNPFLPGIKPGVDITQDTLPALQEDWENGWGFHLGTEYHYTENFAVRTGYFYDKNPIPDRTLGPILPDSDRQSFSLGCGYTKGNWTMDAAYMYSHFKNRSTDKNYQNFNASYKSDFQLLGLTLTRKL